A single Ziziphus jujuba cultivar Dongzao chromosome 11, ASM3175591v1 DNA region contains:
- the LOC125419308 gene encoding protein REVEILLE 8 isoform X3: MNSSNSSNPQSTTPSDGSGKKVRKPYTITKSRESWTEEEHDKFLEALQLFDRDWKKIEDFVGSKTVIQIRSHAQKYFLKVQKNGTIAHVPPPRPKRKAAHPYPQKASKNVLLPLPASLAYPSSMNAMGSGYPPWDDTSMLINAAPNKAMASQEEFANLHVTEALLMAYDVTDSADIASKGVTTVSNSNLSGMVGSIRTLPSSEMPKQGKPPVLHAIPDFAEVYSFIGSVFDPDTKGHVQKLKEMDPINFETRMVLSSYDVTTKTVGATTRILTEKQTSDLPV, from the exons ATGAACTCCTCAAACTCTTCAAACCCTCAATCAACAACTCCTTCAGATGGCTCTGGCAAGAAGGTCAGGAAGCCCTACACCATAACCAAGTCCAGGGAGAGCTGGACAGAGGAAGAGCACGACAAGTTCCTCGAAGCTCTTCAACT ATTTGACCGTGACTGGaagaaaattgaagattttGTGGGTTCCAAAACGGTTATTCAG ATTCGAAGTCATGCCCAGAAGTACTTCCTAAAAGTGCAAAAGAATGGGACAATAGCACATGTTCCTCCACCCCGGCCCAAGCGCAAGGCTGCTCATCCTTACCCTCAAAAGGCATCCAAAAATG TTTTATTGCCATTGCCAGCATCCCTTGCTTATCCTTCATCTATGAATGCCATGGGATCTGGTTATCCTCCTTGGGATGATACTTCGATGCTGATAAATGCTGCACCAAATAAAGCCATGGCATCGCAGGAAGAATTTGCCAATCTTCATGTAACTGAAG CACTTCTTATGGCATACGACGTTACTGATTCAGCTGATATTGCATCAAAGGGGGTTACAACGGTTAGTAACAGCAATCTTAGTGGGATGGTAGGCTCAATTAGAACGTTGCCTAGTTCCGAGATGCCGAAGCAAGGGAAACCTCCCGTGCTTCATG CTATTCCTGATTTTGCAGAAGTTTATAGCTTCATTGGGAGTGTTTTTGATCCAGACACAAAAGGCCATGTCCAGAAGCTCAAGGAGATGGATCCCATTAATTTTGAAACT AGAATGGTCCTGTCATCATATGATGTCACAACAAAAACAGTGGGAGCTACTACAAGAATTCTTACGGAGAAGCAGACCAGTGATCTGCCTGTTTGA
- the LOC125419308 gene encoding protein REVEILLE 8 isoform X2, which produces MNSSNSSNPQSTTPSDGSGKKVRKPYTITKSRESWTEEEHDKFLEALQLFDRDWKKIEDFVGSKTVIQIRSHAQKYFLKVQKNGTIAHVPPPRPKRKAAHPYPQKASKNVLLPLPASLAYPSSMNAMGSGYPPWDDTSMLINAAPNKAMASQEEFANLHVTEADIASKGVTTVSNSNLSGMVGSIRTLPSSEMPKQGKPPVLHAIPDFAEVYSFIGSVFDPDTKGHVQKLKEMDPINFETVLLLMRNLTLNLSSPDFEQFRMVLSSYDVTTKTVGATTRILTEKQTSDLPV; this is translated from the exons ATGAACTCCTCAAACTCTTCAAACCCTCAATCAACAACTCCTTCAGATGGCTCTGGCAAGAAGGTCAGGAAGCCCTACACCATAACCAAGTCCAGGGAGAGCTGGACAGAGGAAGAGCACGACAAGTTCCTCGAAGCTCTTCAACT ATTTGACCGTGACTGGaagaaaattgaagattttGTGGGTTCCAAAACGGTTATTCAG ATTCGAAGTCATGCCCAGAAGTACTTCCTAAAAGTGCAAAAGAATGGGACAATAGCACATGTTCCTCCACCCCGGCCCAAGCGCAAGGCTGCTCATCCTTACCCTCAAAAGGCATCCAAAAATG TTTTATTGCCATTGCCAGCATCCCTTGCTTATCCTTCATCTATGAATGCCATGGGATCTGGTTATCCTCCTTGGGATGATACTTCGATGCTGATAAATGCTGCACCAAATAAAGCCATGGCATCGCAGGAAGAATTTGCCAATCTTCATGTAACTGAAG CTGATATTGCATCAAAGGGGGTTACAACGGTTAGTAACAGCAATCTTAGTGGGATGGTAGGCTCAATTAGAACGTTGCCTAGTTCCGAGATGCCGAAGCAAGGGAAACCTCCCGTGCTTCATG CTATTCCTGATTTTGCAGAAGTTTATAGCTTCATTGGGAGTGTTTTTGATCCAGACACAAAAGGCCATGTCCAGAAGCTCAAGGAGATGGATCCCATTAATTTTGAAACT GTTTTGTTGTTAATGCGAAACCTTACCTTAAACTTATCTAGCCCTGATTTTGAGCAATTT AGAATGGTCCTGTCATCATATGATGTCACAACAAAAACAGTGGGAGCTACTACAAGAATTCTTACGGAGAAGCAGACCAGTGATCTGCCTGTTTGA
- the LOC125419308 gene encoding protein REVEILLE 8 isoform X1: MNSSNSSNPQSTTPSDGSGKKVRKPYTITKSRESWTEEEHDKFLEALQLFDRDWKKIEDFVGSKTVIQIRSHAQKYFLKVQKNGTIAHVPPPRPKRKAAHPYPQKASKNVLLPLPASLAYPSSMNAMGSGYPPWDDTSMLINAAPNKAMASQEEFANLHVTEALLMAYDVTDSADIASKGVTTVSNSNLSGMVGSIRTLPSSEMPKQGKPPVLHAIPDFAEVYSFIGSVFDPDTKGHVQKLKEMDPINFETVLLLMRNLTLNLSSPDFEQFRMVLSSYDVTTKTVGATTRILTEKQTSDLPV; the protein is encoded by the exons ATGAACTCCTCAAACTCTTCAAACCCTCAATCAACAACTCCTTCAGATGGCTCTGGCAAGAAGGTCAGGAAGCCCTACACCATAACCAAGTCCAGGGAGAGCTGGACAGAGGAAGAGCACGACAAGTTCCTCGAAGCTCTTCAACT ATTTGACCGTGACTGGaagaaaattgaagattttGTGGGTTCCAAAACGGTTATTCAG ATTCGAAGTCATGCCCAGAAGTACTTCCTAAAAGTGCAAAAGAATGGGACAATAGCACATGTTCCTCCACCCCGGCCCAAGCGCAAGGCTGCTCATCCTTACCCTCAAAAGGCATCCAAAAATG TTTTATTGCCATTGCCAGCATCCCTTGCTTATCCTTCATCTATGAATGCCATGGGATCTGGTTATCCTCCTTGGGATGATACTTCGATGCTGATAAATGCTGCACCAAATAAAGCCATGGCATCGCAGGAAGAATTTGCCAATCTTCATGTAACTGAAG CACTTCTTATGGCATACGACGTTACTGATTCAGCTGATATTGCATCAAAGGGGGTTACAACGGTTAGTAACAGCAATCTTAGTGGGATGGTAGGCTCAATTAGAACGTTGCCTAGTTCCGAGATGCCGAAGCAAGGGAAACCTCCCGTGCTTCATG CTATTCCTGATTTTGCAGAAGTTTATAGCTTCATTGGGAGTGTTTTTGATCCAGACACAAAAGGCCATGTCCAGAAGCTCAAGGAGATGGATCCCATTAATTTTGAAACT GTTTTGTTGTTAATGCGAAACCTTACCTTAAACTTATCTAGCCCTGATTTTGAGCAATTT AGAATGGTCCTGTCATCATATGATGTCACAACAAAAACAGTGGGAGCTACTACAAGAATTCTTACGGAGAAGCAGACCAGTGATCTGCCTGTTTGA